In the Quercus lobata isolate SW786 chromosome 5, ValleyOak3.0 Primary Assembly, whole genome shotgun sequence genome, one interval contains:
- the LOC115992885 gene encoding uncharacterized protein LOC115992885 has translation MGIIKSSFSFIVGTVCGIYIAQNYDVPNIRKLTHDALYKAKLVEEKYRKPKTKADYDDDDG, from the coding sequence ATGGGTATCATAAAGAGTAGCTTTTCTTTCATAGTAGGGACGGTGTGTGGAATATACATAGCTCAAAACTACGACGTTCCGAACATCAGGAAGCTCACCCACGATGCCCTCTACAAGGCCAAGCTCGTCGAAGAGAAGTACCGGAAGCCCAAAACCAAGGCCGACTACGACGACGACGACGGCTAG